A window of Castanea sativa cultivar Marrone di Chiusa Pesio chromosome 1, ASM4071231v1 contains these coding sequences:
- the LOC142616361 gene encoding SUMO-conjugating enzyme SCE1-like, producing MSGGIARGRLAEERKAWRKNHPHGFVAKPETCTDGSVNLMVWQCIIPGKPGTDWDGGFFPLTLHFSEDYPSKPPKCKFPQGFFHPNVYPSGTVCLSILNEDSGWRPAITVKQILVGIQDLLDQPNPADPAQTDGYQLFIQEPTEYKRRVRQQAKQYPPLI from the exons atgtcggGAGGAATCGCGCGTGGCCGTCTCGCTGAGGAACGAAAAGCCTGGCGTAAGAATCACCCTCAT ggttttgtggcTAAGCCCGAGACCTGTACTGATGGCTCCGTTAATCTGATGGTCTGGCAGTGCATCATTCCTGGCAAACCTGGG ACCGATTGGGATGGTGGCTTCTTTCCACTTACGCTCCACTTCAGTGAGGATTACCCTAGCAAACCCCCAAAGTGCAAGTTTCCTCAAGGTTTCTTCCACCCAAATGTCTACCCCTCGGGGACAGTGTGTTTGTCAATCCTCAATGAGGACAGT GGGTGGAGACCAGCCATTACTGTAAAACAGATTCTAGTTGGCATTCAGGACTTGCTAGACCAACCCAACCCTGCTGATCCGGCACAAACTGATGGCTACCAGCTCTTTATTCAG GAACCAACTGAGTACAAGAGAAGGGTGCGGCAGCAGGCCAAGCAGTATCCCCCTCTCATTTAG
- the LOC142643903 gene encoding uncharacterized protein LOC142643903, whose amino-acid sequence MNLLANSMNTIYPSLLFLHKPFLTHPINLNNNNPKLSPRRFQTKCSASASTSNSNGAVYEIDMVKNKQGIYTPKQKKVVVLWDLDNKPPRGPPYNAAMSLKQLAQRFGDVIDMSAYANRHAFIHLPQWVVQQRRDRKEVDLYERKGLITPSDPYICKVCGRKCKTNLDLKKHFKQLHERERQKKLNRMRSLKGKKRQRFKERFINGNEKYNEAARDLVTPKVGYGLASELRRAGVFVKTVEDKPQAADWALKKQMQHSMSRGVDWLFLVSDDSDFSDMLRRAREANLGTVVVGDWDRALGRHADLWVPWVRVEKGEVREKDLLRKEKRTGSEFLDREDELFSVSSLDENAGWNEIDLDSVVDEIVAARTEVNGVRISAFDEGEEEDEEEDEDGEVDLLWDSEDEEDDEYY is encoded by the coding sequence ATGAATCTTCTCGCCAATTCAATGAACACCATTTACCCCTCACTACTTTTCCTCCACAAACCATTCCTCACTCACCCAATCaatctcaacaacaacaatccaAAACTCTCACCACGCCGTTTCCAAACGAAATGCTCAGCCTCGGCCTCGACCTCAAACTCAAACGGCGCCGTTTACGAAATCGACATGGTGAAGAACAAGCAAGGCATCTACACGCCGAAACAGAAGAAAGTGGTGGTCCTATGGGACCTCGATAACAAACCCCCGCGAGGCCCGCCGTACAATGCGGCGATGTCGTTAAAACAGTTAGCTCAACGGTTCGGTGACGTCATCGACATGTCAGCCTACGCTAACCGCCACGCCTTCATCCACTTGCCCCAGTGGGTCGTACAGCAACGCCGAGACCGCAAGGAAGTCGATTTGTACGAGCGCAAAGGCTTGATCACGCCGTCCGATCCTTACATCTGCAAAGTGTGCGGCCGAAAATGCAAGACCAATCTCGACTTGAAGAAGCACTTCAAGCAGCTCCACGAGCGagagaggcagaagaagctgAATCGAATGAGGTCTTTGAAAGGGAAGAAACGACAGCGTTTCAAGGAGAGGTTTATAAACGGGAACGAGAAGTACAACGAGGCGGCTAGGGATTTGGTTACGCCGAAAGTCGGTTACGGTTTAGCTTCGGAGCTGAGAAGAGCCGGCGTGTTCGTTAAGACCGTTGAGGATAAGCCTCAGGCGGCGGATTGGGcattgaagaagcaaatgcAGCACTCGATGAGTAGAGGGGTGGATTGGTTGTTTTTGGTATCTGATGACTCTGATTTTTCGGATATGTTGAGGAGAGCGAGGGAGGCGAATTTGGGGACTGTGGTTGTTGGTGATTGGGATAGGGCGTTGGGGAGGCATGCGGATTTGTGGGTGCCGTGGGTTCGGGTGGAGAAGGGGGAAGTTAGGGAGAAGGATTTGTTGAGGAAGGAGAAGAGGACGGGGAGCGAGTTTTTGGATAGGGAGGATGAGTTGTTTTCGGTTAGTAGCTTGGATGAGAATGCGGGGTGGAATGAGATTGATTTGGATAGTGTTGTGGATGAGATTGTTGCCGCGAGGACGGAGGTTAATGGGGTGAGGATTTCGGCTTTTGATGAAGGGGAAGAGGAGGATGAGGAGGAGGATGAGGATGGGGAGGTGGATTTGTTATGGGATAGTGAGGATGAGGAGGATGATGAGTATTATTAg
- the LOC142640599 gene encoding uncharacterized protein LOC142640599 has product MLGWIRVTVVALSIVVLTSLLVLLVWRWYRCRQRKEVVDTLGVPSFRATGNGNNVSRASVHHQPDNSEARRRGNHVFQRGVSVKPLFSWGDNPSLITDAVENGWSQFAFMDNNTSTRSTTLLGLCTVGDQRNETEAEISWEVCPGSVEYMQKIRFNSGLKRVSLSQPSTTATTVIRTALPLPGPSLGNNIAFPQEAYFEITILFSHDDEKESVGKAKEGEKTKLIQENLNTKANYSESLVHVTSSSRRFNKFEELKVDIEESGRGSEAVKLSLGLTAGGSLPSKVPGSYPGSIGFNSNGSVYLEGIKLVFESEEGEWGRTDKVIGCGFHPKQKKVFFTVDSELVHVVHCKSEEFGTPLYPILAANTDILVLVNMGQSAFKYGPANAQRTPNPCFIHPPLNSPASGMEYEDSTDLFSMTFDSNYFNAYTIRGSQNGTSKHTKDSDQEGEVELFEIVLEESGRPSDAMQ; this is encoded by the exons ATGCTTGGATGGATACGAGTTACAGTGGTGGCTTTGTCCATCGTAGTTCTTACTTCCCTTCTTGTTCTTTTGGTTTGGAGGTGGTATCGTTGCAGACAACGTAAAGAAGTTGTAGATACGTTAGGAGTTCCGAGTTTTCGAGCTACTGGGAATGGGAATAATGTTTCAAGAGCTAGTGTTCATCATCAACCTGATAATTCAGAAGCTAGAAGAAGAGGGAATCATGTTTTTCAACGTGGGGTTTCGGTGAAACCTTTGTTCAGTTGGGGTGATAATCCATCACTCATTACCGATGCTGTTGAGAATGGATGGTCTCAATTTGCTTTCATGGACAACAACACATCAACAAGATCAACAACGCTGTTGGGTTTATGCACTGTTGGTGATCAAAGGAATGAAACTGAGGCTGAAATAAGCTGGGAAGTTTGTCCAGGATCAGTGGAATACATGCAAAAGATAAGGTTCAATTCAGGGTTAAAGAGAGTGAGTCTAAGCCAACCTTCCACAACTGCTACAACTGTAATTAGAACAGCTTTGCCTTTACCAGGTCCTTCTTTGGGAAATAATATTGCTTTTCCTCAAGAAGCTTATTTTGAAATCACAATTTTGTTTTCTCATGACGATGAAAAAGAATCGGTAGGCAAGGCCAAAGAAGGTGAGAAGACTAAACTTATACAAGAGAATTTGAATACAAAAGCTAATTATTCAGAATCTTTAGTCCATGTTACAAGCAGTAGTCGTAGATTTAACaagtttgaagagttgaaggttGACATTGAAGAAAGTGGTAGAGGCAGCGAAGCAGTGAAGCTGTCTTTGGGGCTCACTGCAGGAGGCTCTCTTCCATCAAAAGTTCCAGGCAGCTATCCAGGAAGCATTGGATTCAACTCCAATGGTTCTGTCTATCTTGAAG GAATCAAACTTGTGTTCGAATCCGAAGAAGGAGAATGGGGAAGAACAGATAAGGTGATTGGTTGTGGGTTTCATCCTAAGCAGAAGAAAGTGTTTTTCACAGTAGATTCAGAGCTGGTCCATGTAGTCCATTGCAAGTCTGAGGAATTTGGGACTCCATTATATCCAATTCTAGCAGCAAACACTGATATTTTGGTTCTTGTTAATATGGGCCAAAGTGCCTTCAAATATGGGCCTGCAAATGCACAGAGGACACCAAATCCTTGCTTCATTCACCCTCCTCTAAATTCTCCAGCTAGTGGTATGGAATATGAAGACAGCACAGATCTTTTCTCAATGACATTTGACTCAAATTACTTTAATGCATACACAATCAGAGGCAGTCAAAATGGAACTAGTAAACATACAAAAGATTCTGACCAGGAGGGTGAGGTTGAACTTTTTGAGATTGTCTTAGAAGAAAGTGGAAGACCCTCAGATGCAATGCAGTGA